In Prescottella soli, a genomic segment contains:
- a CDS encoding NADH-quinone oxidoreductase subunit G, with the protein MTVNVGADASGQPVPSDRVTLSIDGVEVTVPKGTLVIRAAEGIGIQIPRFCDHPLLEPVGACRQCLVEVEGQRKPLASCTTVATDGMVVHTQVTSEVADRAQKGVMELLLINHPLDCPVCDKGGECPLQNQAMSSGRSESRFGGVKRTFPKPIPLSSEVLLDRERCVLCARCTRFSQQIAGDPMIELLERGALQQVGTGEDEPFDSYFSGNTVQICPVGALTGAAYRFRARPFDLVSSPSICEHCASGCAQRTDHRRGTVLRRLAGDDPQVNEEWNCDKGRWAFTYATEPDRLETPMIRDGAGDLVPASWPEALAAAARGLASAPGGAGVLVGGRATVEDAYAYAKFARTVLGTNDIDFRSRQHSVEETGFLAARVAGHVLGADPTAVTYDDLEHAPSVLLVAFEPEEESPMVFLRLRKAVRTRRAVVMSIAPYSTLGLEKMSGRLLRAVPGDEPAILDELTASEFLRCAGSVILVGERAAAIPGTLSAVGRLADATGARIAWIPRRAGERGALEVGASPAVLPGGRPVTDPAARRDVETIWDTANLPAGTGRDTSLMLSAAATGTLGALLVGGVELDDLPDPAAAREALDATGFVVSLEVRRSAVTERADVVFPVAPVAEKSGAFVDWEGRVRPFEAALRDTGAVPDQRVLHALAAEMGVALGLPDVAAARIEIARLGTWSGARPQSWEIPARPVPEPRPGEAVLATWRMLLDAGRMQDGEPYLAGTARPPVVRLSADCAAEIGARDGDPVAVETDRGAVTLPLVITDLPYRVVWLPMNSPGSAVHRQLGRPGDVVRIRRAEPGTNGVVGPASRGEVVR; encoded by the coding sequence ATGACCGTCAACGTGGGTGCCGACGCGTCGGGCCAGCCGGTCCCGTCGGACCGGGTGACGCTCAGTATCGACGGCGTCGAGGTGACCGTTCCCAAGGGCACGCTCGTGATCCGCGCGGCCGAGGGCATCGGCATCCAGATTCCGCGCTTCTGCGACCACCCGCTCCTCGAACCGGTCGGGGCGTGCCGGCAGTGCCTCGTCGAGGTCGAGGGACAACGCAAGCCGCTGGCGTCGTGCACGACCGTCGCGACGGACGGCATGGTGGTGCACACCCAGGTCACGTCGGAGGTCGCGGACCGCGCGCAGAAGGGCGTGATGGAGCTGCTGCTCATCAACCATCCGCTCGACTGCCCCGTCTGCGACAAGGGCGGCGAGTGCCCGCTGCAGAACCAGGCGATGTCGAGCGGGCGCTCCGAATCCCGCTTCGGGGGTGTCAAACGCACCTTCCCCAAACCGATTCCGCTGTCCAGCGAGGTTCTGCTGGACCGCGAGCGCTGCGTGCTGTGCGCGCGCTGCACCCGGTTCTCGCAGCAGATCGCGGGCGACCCGATGATCGAACTCCTCGAACGCGGCGCGCTGCAACAGGTCGGAACCGGGGAGGACGAGCCGTTCGACTCCTACTTCTCCGGCAACACGGTGCAGATCTGCCCGGTCGGAGCGCTCACCGGCGCCGCCTACCGGTTCCGGGCCCGCCCGTTCGACCTGGTGTCGAGTCCGAGCATCTGCGAGCACTGCGCGAGTGGTTGCGCACAGCGCACCGACCACCGTCGTGGCACCGTGTTGCGCCGACTCGCCGGCGACGACCCGCAGGTCAACGAGGAATGGAACTGCGACAAGGGGCGCTGGGCGTTCACGTATGCGACCGAACCGGACCGGCTCGAGACACCGATGATCCGGGACGGCGCCGGCGATCTCGTGCCGGCGTCGTGGCCGGAGGCCCTCGCGGCCGCCGCACGCGGGCTCGCGTCGGCACCCGGCGGCGCGGGCGTCCTGGTCGGCGGCCGGGCCACCGTGGAGGATGCGTACGCCTACGCCAAGTTCGCGCGGACGGTCCTCGGCACCAACGACATCGACTTCCGGTCCCGGCAGCACTCCGTCGAGGAGACCGGGTTCCTCGCGGCGCGGGTCGCCGGCCACGTCCTCGGCGCCGACCCCACGGCGGTCACGTACGACGACCTCGAGCACGCGCCCTCCGTCCTGCTGGTCGCGTTCGAACCCGAGGAGGAGTCGCCGATGGTGTTCCTCCGGCTGCGCAAGGCCGTGCGCACCCGGCGTGCCGTGGTGATGTCGATCGCGCCCTACTCGACCCTCGGGCTCGAGAAGATGTCCGGCCGATTGCTGCGAGCGGTCCCGGGCGACGAACCGGCGATCCTCGACGAACTGACCGCGTCGGAGTTCCTGCGGTGCGCCGGCTCGGTGATCCTGGTTGGGGAGCGGGCCGCCGCGATACCGGGAACGCTGTCGGCCGTCGGGCGCCTGGCCGACGCGACCGGCGCGCGGATCGCGTGGATCCCGCGGCGGGCCGGTGAACGCGGCGCGTTGGAGGTCGGGGCGTCACCGGCCGTGCTGCCGGGCGGGCGGCCGGTCACCGATCCCGCGGCCCGGCGCGACGTCGAGACGATCTGGGACACCGCGAATCTGCCCGCGGGAACGGGCCGGGACACCTCGCTGATGCTCTCCGCGGCCGCCACGGGCACGCTGGGAGCGCTGCTGGTGGGCGGCGTCGAACTCGACGACCTCCCCGATCCCGCCGCCGCGAGGGAGGCCCTCGACGCGACCGGTTTCGTCGTGAGCCTGGAGGTGCGCCGCAGCGCCGTCACCGAGCGCGCCGACGTCGTGTTCCCGGTCGCACCGGTTGCGGAGAAATCCGGTGCATTCGTCGACTGGGAGGGCCGGGTACGCCCGTTCGAGGCGGCGCTGCGCGACACCGGTGCGGTACCGGACCAGCGGGTGCTGCACGCCCTCGCCGCCGAGATGGGCGTCGCACTCGGGCTGCCCGACGTCGCCGCCGCACGCATCGAGATCGCGCGGCTGGGCACGTGGAGCGGCGCGCGACCGCAGTCCTGGGAGATCCCGGCCCGGCCGGTGCCCGAGCCGCGCCCGGGTGAGGCGGTCCTGGCCACCTGGCGGATGCTCCTCGACGCCGGCCGGATGCAGGACGGCGAACCCTACCTCGCCGGGACGGCCCGCCCGCCCGTCGTCCGGCTGTCCGCCGACTGCGCCGCGGAGATCGGTGCGCGCGACGGTGACCCGGTGGCCGTCGAGACCGACCGGGGGGCGGTCACCCTGCCGCTTGTGATCACCGACCTGCCCTACCGCGTGGTGTGGCTGCCGATGAACTCGCCCGGTTCGGCGGTGCACCGGCAGCTCGGCCGACCCGGCGACGTCGTGCGGATCCGCCGCGCGGAGCCCGGCACGAACGGCGTCGTGGGACCCGCGTCCCGAGGGGAGGTCGTGCGATGA
- the nuoF gene encoding NADH-quinone oxidoreductase subunit NuoF, protein MSEPRTTGPVFVDLGPRPRERPSYPADVADRLAADAEEIIARYHGRGDESEPPGTARSALLPLLHLVQAEDGYVSPAGIEFCAGQLGLTAAEITAVATFYTMYRRDPTGTYHVGVCTNSLCAVMGGDAIHSALREHLGIGDGETTADGAVTLEHIECNAACDFAPVMMVNWEFFDNQTPASATEVVDALRAGQTVTPTRGAPLCSFRDTARILAGFPDRRPGAPEAGGGAGSPTLAGLRASREDAAAGPALTPVLSRHWDDARSWTLDTYQRHDGYTALRKALRMNPDEVIQTVKDAGLRGRGGAGFPTGMKWSYIPQDPASSTVTGTAKPHYLVVNADESEPGTCKDIPLMLATPHALIEGVVIAAFAIRASRAFIYLRGEVVPVLRRLQAAVAEAYDAGYLGRDILGSGFDLDIVVHAGAGAYICGEETALLDSLEGRRGQPRLRPPFPAVAGLYACPTVVNNVESIASVPPIILRGPEWFRSMGSEASPGFTLYSLSGHVTNPGQYEAPLGITLRQLLDHAGGVRAGHRLKFWTPGGSSTPIFTDEHLDVPLDYEAVAGAGSMLGTKALQIFDETTCVVRVVLRWTEFYAHESCGKCTPCREGTYWLVQILQQLERGEGTEEDLTKLLDISDTLLGKSFCALGDGAASPIMSSLKYFRDEYVAHFEHGGCPFDPDESALVARVAAHPEGGSA, encoded by the coding sequence ATGAGCGAACCACGAACCACGGGACCGGTGTTCGTCGACCTCGGTCCGCGGCCCCGGGAACGGCCGTCCTATCCGGCCGACGTCGCCGACCGGCTGGCGGCCGATGCCGAGGAGATCATCGCCCGCTACCACGGCCGCGGGGACGAGTCGGAGCCCCCCGGTACGGCGCGCTCGGCGCTCCTGCCGCTGCTGCACCTGGTCCAGGCCGAGGACGGATACGTCTCGCCCGCCGGAATCGAGTTCTGCGCAGGGCAACTCGGACTGACCGCGGCCGAGATCACCGCGGTGGCCACGTTCTACACCATGTACCGCCGCGACCCGACCGGGACCTACCACGTGGGCGTGTGCACCAACAGCCTCTGCGCGGTGATGGGCGGCGACGCGATCCACTCGGCCCTGCGCGAGCACCTCGGCATCGGCGACGGCGAGACGACCGCGGACGGGGCGGTGACGCTCGAGCACATCGAGTGCAACGCGGCCTGCGACTTCGCGCCGGTGATGATGGTGAACTGGGAGTTCTTCGACAACCAGACGCCCGCGTCGGCCACCGAGGTGGTCGACGCGCTGCGGGCCGGGCAGACTGTGACGCCGACGCGCGGTGCACCGCTGTGCTCGTTCCGCGACACCGCCCGCATCCTCGCCGGATTCCCGGACCGACGACCTGGCGCACCCGAAGCGGGCGGCGGTGCCGGGTCGCCCACGCTCGCCGGCTTGCGCGCGTCCCGGGAAGACGCCGCCGCCGGACCGGCGTTGACGCCGGTGCTGAGCCGACACTGGGACGATGCCCGGTCGTGGACCCTCGACACCTACCAGCGCCACGACGGCTACACCGCGCTGCGCAAGGCGCTGCGGATGAACCCCGACGAGGTGATCCAGACCGTCAAGGACGCCGGGCTGCGCGGCCGCGGCGGAGCGGGCTTCCCGACCGGCATGAAATGGTCGTACATCCCGCAGGACCCGGCCAGCAGCACCGTCACCGGCACCGCGAAGCCCCACTACCTCGTCGTCAACGCCGACGAGTCGGAACCGGGCACCTGCAAGGACATTCCGCTGATGCTCGCCACCCCGCACGCCCTGATCGAAGGCGTCGTCATCGCGGCCTTCGCGATCCGGGCGTCGCGGGCGTTCATCTACCTGCGCGGAGAGGTGGTGCCGGTCCTGCGCCGACTGCAGGCCGCGGTCGCCGAAGCCTACGACGCCGGCTATCTCGGGCGGGACATCCTCGGCTCCGGCTTCGACCTCGACATCGTGGTCCATGCCGGGGCCGGCGCCTACATCTGCGGTGAGGAGACCGCGCTGCTGGACTCACTCGAGGGCCGACGCGGGCAGCCCCGGCTGCGGCCGCCGTTCCCCGCGGTCGCCGGGCTCTACGCGTGTCCCACCGTGGTCAACAACGTCGAGTCGATCGCGAGTGTCCCGCCGATCATCCTGCGCGGGCCGGAGTGGTTCCGCAGCATGGGCAGCGAGGCGTCCCCCGGATTCACCCTGTACTCGCTCTCGGGACACGTCACCAACCCCGGTCAGTACGAGGCACCGCTCGGAATCACGTTGCGGCAGTTGCTCGATCACGCCGGCGGTGTCCGGGCGGGCCATCGGCTCAAGTTCTGGACCCCTGGCGGTTCCTCGACGCCGATCTTCACCGACGAGCACCTCGACGTGCCGCTCGACTACGAAGCGGTCGCAGGCGCCGGGTCCATGCTCGGCACCAAGGCGCTCCAGATCTTCGACGAGACCACGTGCGTCGTGCGGGTGGTGTTGCGGTGGACGGAGTTCTACGCGCACGAGTCGTGCGGCAAGTGCACCCCGTGCCGGGAGGGCACGTACTGGCTGGTGCAGATCCTCCAGCAGCTCGAGCGCGGGGAGGGTACCGAGGAGGACCTCACCAAGCTGCTCGACATCTCCGACACCCTCCTGGGTAAGTCGTTCTGCGCTCTCGGTGACGGCGCCGCGAGCCCGATCATGTCCTCGCTGAAGTACTTCCGCGACGAGTACGTCGCGCACTTCGAGCACGGCGGCTGCCCGTTCGACCCGGACGAGTCGGCGCTCGTCGCGAGGGTCGCGGCCCATCCGGAAGGGGGGAGCGCATGA
- the nuoD gene encoding NADH dehydrogenase (quinone) subunit D translates to MNHSRDSFTRNGGGGTEFTVSGQDWDELVDAATAAHESGAERIVVNMGPQHPSTHGVLRLILEIEGETVTEARCGIGYLHTGIEKNLEYRNWTQGVTFVTRMDYLAPFFNEVAYCLGVEKLLDVTDEIPERATVVRVLLMELNRISSHLVALATGGMELGAITPMLFGFRERELVLDIFEMITGLRMNHAYIRPGGLSQDLPDGAAEKVRELLDLMPRRLRDLENLLNENPIWKARTRGIGYLDLTGCMALGITGPILRATGLPLDVRRSDPYCGYETYDFDVVTATGSDCYGRYLVRVREMAESLKIVEQCLDRLRPGPVMLADRKIAWPADLALGPDGLGNSLEYIRRIMGTSMEELIHHFKLVTEGFRVPPGQVYVAVESPRGELGVHMVSDGGTRPFRVHYRDPSFTNLQAVSAMCEGGMVADVIASVASIDPVMGGVDR, encoded by the coding sequence GTGAACCACTCTCGTGACTCCTTCACCCGGAACGGCGGTGGCGGTACGGAGTTCACCGTCTCCGGCCAGGACTGGGACGAACTCGTCGACGCGGCCACCGCGGCGCACGAGTCCGGTGCCGAGCGGATCGTCGTCAACATGGGGCCGCAGCACCCGTCCACCCACGGGGTGCTGCGACTGATCCTCGAGATCGAGGGCGAGACGGTCACCGAGGCCCGCTGCGGAATCGGATACCTGCACACCGGGATCGAGAAGAACCTCGAGTACCGCAACTGGACGCAGGGCGTCACGTTCGTCACCCGCATGGACTACCTGGCACCGTTCTTCAACGAGGTGGCGTACTGCCTGGGCGTGGAGAAGTTGCTCGACGTCACCGACGAGATCCCCGAACGCGCCACCGTGGTGCGCGTGTTGCTCATGGAGCTCAACCGGATCTCCTCGCACCTCGTGGCGCTCGCGACCGGCGGCATGGAGCTGGGCGCGATCACGCCGATGCTCTTCGGATTCCGCGAGCGCGAACTTGTTCTCGACATCTTCGAGATGATCACCGGCCTGCGCATGAACCACGCCTACATCCGCCCGGGAGGGCTTTCGCAGGACCTGCCGGACGGGGCGGCGGAGAAGGTGCGTGAGCTGCTCGACCTCATGCCCCGGCGGCTGCGTGACCTCGAGAACCTGCTCAACGAGAACCCTATTTGGAAGGCCCGCACGCGGGGCATCGGCTACCTCGACCTCACCGGCTGCATGGCGCTCGGCATCACCGGCCCCATCCTCCGGGCCACCGGACTGCCGTTGGACGTGCGCAGGTCGGACCCGTACTGCGGCTACGAGACCTACGACTTCGACGTCGTCACCGCCACCGGATCCGACTGCTACGGGCGCTATCTCGTGCGTGTTCGCGAGATGGCGGAATCGCTGAAGATCGTCGAACAGTGCCTGGATCGCCTGCGTCCCGGCCCGGTCATGCTGGCGGACCGGAAGATCGCCTGGCCCGCCGATCTCGCGCTCGGTCCGGACGGGCTCGGCAACTCCCTCGAATACATTCGCCGGATCATGGGCACCTCCATGGAGGAGCTGATCCACCACTTCAAGCTCGTCACCGAAGGATTCCGCGTGCCACCCGGTCAGGTGTACGTGGCGGTGGAGTCACCGCGCGGCGAGCTGGGCGTGCACATGGTGAGCGACGGCGGGACCCGGCCGTTCCGCGTGCACTACCGGGATCCGTCCTTCACGAATCTCCAGGCTGTGTCGGCAATGTGCGAGGGCGGGATGGTGGCAGACGTGATCGCGTCGGTGGCCAGCATCGACCCCGTCATGGGGGGAGTGGACCGATGA
- a CDS encoding NADH-quinone oxidoreductase subunit C has product MIGLRQGMFGVGGTGDTSGYGRLVRPVTLPGGTPRPYGGWFDEVVDTLADALDADDAGVLFDDAVEKVVVFRGELTLHVRREYLPLLARLLRDVPELRFELCLGVSGVHYPQDPGRELHAVYPLMSITHGRRLRLEVAVPDADPHIPSLYLVYPTTDWHEREAYDFFGLVFDGHPALTRIEMPDDWVGHPQRKDYPLGGVPVDYKGAKIPPPDERRAYQ; this is encoded by the coding sequence ATGATCGGCCTGCGTCAGGGCATGTTCGGGGTCGGCGGCACCGGGGACACCTCGGGCTACGGGCGTCTGGTGCGTCCGGTCACGTTGCCGGGCGGCACACCGCGGCCGTACGGCGGCTGGTTCGACGAGGTCGTCGACACCCTCGCCGACGCCCTGGACGCGGACGACGCGGGCGTGCTGTTCGACGACGCGGTCGAGAAGGTCGTCGTCTTCCGCGGCGAGCTCACCCTCCACGTGCGCCGCGAGTATCTGCCCCTGCTGGCCCGGCTGCTGCGTGACGTCCCGGAGTTGCGATTCGAACTGTGCCTCGGCGTGAGCGGCGTGCACTACCCGCAGGACCCGGGGCGGGAGCTGCACGCGGTGTACCCGCTGATGTCGATCACCCACGGCCGTCGGTTGCGGCTGGAGGTGGCGGTCCCCGACGCGGATCCGCACATCCCGTCGCTGTACCTGGTGTATCCGACCACCGACTGGCACGAGCGCGAGGCGTACGACTTCTTCGGGCTCGTGTTCGACGGTCACCCGGCGCTCACCCGGATCGAGATGCCCGACGACTGGGTGGGGCATCCGCAGCGGAAGGACTACCCCCTCGGCGGCGTCCCCGTCGATTACAAGGGGGCGAAGATCCCGCCACCGGACGAGAGGAGGGCGTATCAGTGA
- a CDS encoding NuoB/complex I 20 kDa subunit family protein, whose amino-acid sequence MGLEEKVPSGFLLSTVETVAGYARKGSLWPATFGLACCAIEMMATTSGRFDLARFGMEAFRASPRQADLMIVAGRVSQKMAPVLRQVYDQMVEPKWVLAMGVCASSGGMFNNYAIVQGVDHVVPVDIYLPGCPPRPEMLLNAILELHAKIQQMPLGVNREEAVRAAEAAALTARPTVDLGMPGRGAGTVAR is encoded by the coding sequence ATGGGACTCGAGGAGAAGGTGCCGAGCGGTTTCCTGCTGAGCACCGTGGAAACCGTGGCCGGCTACGCCCGCAAGGGTTCGCTGTGGCCGGCCACGTTCGGCCTCGCGTGCTGCGCGATCGAGATGATGGCGACCACGTCGGGGCGCTTCGACCTGGCCCGGTTCGGCATGGAGGCCTTCCGCGCGTCGCCCAGGCAGGCCGACCTCATGATCGTCGCGGGCCGGGTCAGCCAGAAGATGGCACCGGTGCTGCGTCAGGTGTACGACCAGATGGTCGAACCCAAGTGGGTACTGGCGATGGGGGTGTGCGCGTCGTCGGGCGGGATGTTCAACAACTACGCCATCGTGCAGGGCGTCGACCACGTCGTCCCGGTGGACATCTACCTTCCCGGCTGCCCGCCCCGGCCGGAGATGCTCCTCAACGCAATCCTGGAGCTGCACGCGAAGATTCAGCAGATGCCGCTCGGCGTGAACCGCGAGGAGGCGGTGCGGGCGGCCGAGGCGGCGGCGCTCACGGCACGGCCGACCGTCGACCTCGGGATGCCGGGACGTGGAGCCGGGACGGTGGCGCGATGA
- a CDS encoding NADH-quinone oxidoreductase subunit A, with product MNAYVPILVLGAIAVAFAVFSVIVASVVGPRRRNRAKLEAYECGIEPTPQSATGRAGGQRIPVKYYLTAMLFIIFDIEIVFLYPWAVHFDALGPFGLAAMAVFVFNVSVAYVYEWRRGGLSWD from the coding sequence ATGAACGCGTACGTGCCGATTCTCGTGCTCGGGGCCATCGCCGTGGCATTCGCGGTGTTCTCCGTCATCGTCGCCTCGGTCGTCGGGCCCAGACGGCGCAACCGCGCGAAGCTCGAGGCCTACGAGTGTGGCATCGAACCCACGCCGCAATCGGCCACCGGCAGAGCCGGTGGGCAACGGATCCCGGTGAAGTACTACCTGACAGCGATGCTGTTCATCATCTTCGACATCGAGATCGTGTTCCTCTATCCGTGGGCGGTGCATTTCGACGCCCTCGGACCGTTCGGTCTGGCCGCGATGGCGGTCTTCGTCTTCAACGTGTCCGTGGCCTACGTGTACGAGTGGCGGCGTGGGGGATTGAGCTGGGACTAG
- a CDS encoding Rv3143 family two-component system response regulator codes for MANPTVRSDDPGPLRVLVYSSDASTREQVMRALGTRPHPDLPELEYVEVATEPVVIRTMDAGGIDLAILDGEATPAGGMGIAKQLKDELDVSPPIVVLTGRADDRWLADWSRAEAVVQHPIEPFRLAEAVVPLLRRA; via the coding sequence GTGGCCAATCCGACCGTCCGCTCCGATGATCCGGGTCCGCTGCGTGTGCTCGTCTACAGCAGCGACGCCTCGACGCGGGAACAGGTGATGCGCGCCCTCGGCACACGCCCGCACCCCGACCTGCCGGAGCTCGAGTACGTCGAGGTCGCGACGGAGCCGGTGGTGATCCGCACGATGGATGCGGGCGGTATCGACCTGGCGATCCTGGACGGGGAGGCGACCCCGGCCGGCGGGATGGGAATTGCCAAGCAGCTCAAGGACGAGCTCGACGTGTCCCCGCCGATCGTGGTCCTGACCGGCCGCGCCGACGACCGGTGGCTCGCGGACTGGTCGCGGGCGGAGGCGGTGGTGCAGCACCCGATCGAGCCGTTCCGCCTGGCAGAGGCCGTCGTTCCGCTGCTGCGGCGGGCGTGA
- a CDS encoding YdcF family protein codes for MQKLRTTLVAAGVALLPALVAAPAQAASLNIPGIIGQGLDTVEHTAASGIGDTVASLGQYGAAHAYLTGDPASRYIVVLGARLNPDGLLPAVLNARLDAAAAIARLHPQNKVIVSGGPTQPLPYTEAQAMLVGLTLRGVNPASIILENDSYSTVDNARNTTQILSGAGADGAVLVSSASHIDRALATFQSASGRFHYVPVSVPGW; via the coding sequence ATGCAGAAGTTGAGAACCACACTTGTCGCGGCCGGCGTGGCCCTCCTCCCGGCCCTCGTCGCGGCTCCCGCGCAGGCCGCATCGCTGAACATCCCGGGCATCATCGGTCAGGGGCTCGACACCGTCGAGCACACCGCGGCCTCCGGAATCGGTGACACCGTCGCCTCGTTGGGACAGTACGGCGCCGCGCACGCCTACCTCACCGGCGACCCGGCCTCCCGGTACATCGTGGTGCTCGGTGCCCGTCTGAATCCCGACGGTCTGCTGCCCGCAGTTCTCAACGCGCGCCTCGACGCCGCGGCGGCGATCGCCCGGCTCCATCCCCAGAACAAGGTGATCGTGTCGGGCGGGCCGACGCAGCCGCTGCCGTACACCGAGGCGCAGGCGATGCTCGTCGGGCTCACCTTGCGGGGTGTCAATCCGGCCAGCATCATTCTCGAGAACGACTCGTACTCGACGGTCGACAACGCCCGGAACACGACCCAGATCCTCTCGGGCGCGGGTGCTGACGGAGCCGTCCTCGTCAGCTCGGCGTCGCACATCGATCGGGCGCTCGCGACCTTCCAGTCCGCGTCCGGGCGGTTCCACTACGTGCCGGTGTCCGTCCCGGGTTGGTGA
- a CDS encoding O-methyltransferase, translated as MADPDSTERTQWAEVDDYLVETVVGVDDDLTAALGANAAAELPPIDVSPPQGKFLNLLARMVGATRVLEIGTLGGYSTIWLARAVGEAGRVVTLEYEPKHAAVARANLDRAGVGSRVDIRIGAALDTLPGVEADGMGPFDLVFIDADKVNNSNYVRWALRMSRPGTVIVVDNVVRGGGVSNPDLDDEAVRASREVLGLLADEPRVDATALQTVGSKGWDGFAFALVVD; from the coding sequence ATGGCTGATCCCGATAGCACCGAACGCACACAGTGGGCCGAGGTCGACGACTACCTCGTCGAGACCGTCGTGGGCGTGGACGACGACCTCACCGCGGCGCTGGGCGCGAACGCCGCGGCCGAACTACCTCCGATCGACGTGTCCCCGCCGCAGGGCAAGTTCCTGAACCTGTTGGCGCGGATGGTCGGTGCGACCCGGGTGCTCGAGATCGGCACGCTGGGCGGGTACAGCACCATCTGGCTCGCACGCGCGGTGGGCGAGGCCGGTCGCGTCGTGACGCTCGAGTACGAACCGAAACATGCCGCGGTGGCCCGGGCGAACCTCGATCGGGCCGGTGTCGGGAGCCGGGTCGACATCCGGATCGGTGCCGCACTGGACACGTTGCCGGGCGTCGAGGCCGACGGCATGGGGCCGTTCGACCTGGTGTTCATCGACGCCGACAAGGTCAACAACTCCAACTATGTGCGCTGGGCGCTGCGAATGTCGCGGCCCGGCACCGTGATCGTCGTGGACAACGTCGTCCGTGGGGGAGGGGTGTCCAATCCCGATCTCGACGACGAGGCGGTGCGGGCCAGTCGCGAGGTGCTGGGCCTGCTGGCCGACGAACCCCGCGTCGATGCGACCGCGTTACAGACCGTCGGGTCCAAAGGGTGGGACGGGTTCGCCTTCGCGCTGGTCGTCGACTGA